A genomic window from Exiguobacterium acetylicum DSM 20416 includes:
- a CDS encoding rhodanese-like domain-containing protein: METGTIITIVLWVALIAYIAWRFMPVKGITKLSQEEFRANYRKAQIVDVRETQEFKGGHIVGARNIPVSQMKMRSKELRKDMPIYLYCQGSMRSSQAAKVLKKAGYTNLYQLKGGFKQWSGKIKRS, from the coding sequence ATGGAAACTGGAACTATCATTACGATCGTATTATGGGTCGCGCTGATCGCCTACATCGCTTGGCGTTTCATGCCGGTCAAAGGCATCACGAAATTGTCGCAAGAAGAATTCCGTGCGAACTACCGTAAAGCACAAATCGTCGATGTTCGCGAGACACAGGAATTCAAAGGTGGACACATCGTCGGTGCCCGTAACATCCCGGTCAGCCAAATGAAGATGCGCTCGAAGGAATTACGAAAAGACATGCCGATTTACTTGTATTGTCAAGGTAGCATGCGTTCTTCACAGGCTGCAAAAGTCTTGAAAAAAGCTGGTTATACGAATCTGTATCAGTTAAAAGGCGGATTCAAGCAGTGGTCAGGAAAAATCAAACGGAGCTGA
- a CDS encoding biotin/lipoate A/B protein ligase family protein, with protein MNREWQVLTTPAMEPAMNMAIDEALIQFVGRGEIAPTLRFYSWEPHGLSVGHFQRATRDIDRKRIAELGIPIVRRMTGGRAVLHADELTYSVVIPEDTEGLPRTVIESYRMLTEGIRKGYHHLGIPVEFSVPLTEEEKEELRKPKSAVCFDAASYYELAVGKRKVAGSAQVRHQGVVLQHGSVPLSVDEGELFDCFLYDDESTRERMKARFSGKAVALNELAGRAVAFDEVREAFTKGFEEALDLSFVPLTFTSEQWQEIERLAEKYRSDEWNWKR; from the coding sequence GTGAACAGAGAGTGGCAAGTGTTGACGACGCCGGCAATGGAGCCGGCAATGAACATGGCAATTGATGAAGCATTGATTCAGTTCGTCGGGCGTGGTGAAATCGCACCGACGCTTCGTTTTTACTCATGGGAACCACACGGATTAAGTGTTGGTCATTTTCAACGGGCAACCCGTGATATCGATCGAAAGCGGATTGCAGAGCTCGGTATTCCGATCGTGCGTCGGATGACAGGAGGGCGCGCTGTCTTGCATGCAGACGAGTTGACATACAGTGTCGTCATCCCGGAAGATACAGAAGGTTTACCACGCACGGTCATCGAAAGTTATCGGATGTTGACGGAAGGAATTCGCAAAGGATACCATCACCTCGGCATTCCGGTCGAATTTTCCGTTCCGTTGACGGAAGAGGAAAAGGAAGAATTACGGAAGCCGAAATCAGCCGTTTGTTTTGATGCAGCGTCGTATTATGAACTCGCTGTTGGAAAACGGAAAGTCGCCGGAAGTGCACAAGTTCGCCATCAAGGCGTTGTCCTGCAGCACGGTTCGGTCCCACTCTCTGTCGATGAAGGTGAATTGTTTGATTGTTTCTTGTATGATGATGAGTCGACGCGCGAACGGATGAAAGCGCGTTTTTCAGGAAAAGCTGTCGCTTTGAATGAGCTAGCAGGTCGCGCAGTCGCATTTGACGAGGTACGAGAAGCGTTCACGAAAGGCTTCGAAGAGGCGCTTGATTTGTCGTTCGTTCCATTAACGTTCACTAGCGAGCAGTGGCAGGAGATTGAGCGTCTTGCCGAGAAATACCGTAGTGATGAGTGGAACTGGAAACGCTAA
- the mntR gene encoding transcriptional regulator MntR, whose protein sequence is MPTPSMEDYLEQIYKLIEDKGYARVSDIAESLGVHPSSVTKMVQKLDRETYLVYEKYPGLMLTPKGRKIGKRLVERHALLEDFLRLVGVDEELIYKDVEGIEHHISIEALDKINGMIQFFAERPGLKEELHRYQQAHPED, encoded by the coding sequence GTGCCAACTCCGAGTATGGAAGATTATTTGGAACAAATTTATAAACTGATTGAAGATAAGGGGTATGCCCGCGTATCGGATATAGCGGAGTCGTTAGGCGTTCACCCGTCGTCGGTAACAAAGATGGTTCAAAAGCTCGACCGGGAGACGTATCTCGTTTATGAAAAGTATCCGGGTCTCATGCTGACGCCTAAAGGACGCAAAATCGGAAAGCGTCTCGTGGAACGACACGCCTTACTTGAAGATTTTCTTCGTCTCGTTGGTGTGGATGAAGAACTGATCTATAAGGATGTCGAAGGAATCGAGCATCATATTAGTATCGAAGCGTTGGATAAGATCAACGGAATGATTCAGTTCTTCGCAGAACGTCCTGGTTTGAAAGAGGAACTGCATCGCTATCAACAAGCCCATCCAGAGGATTGA